The following proteins are co-located in the Paludibaculum fermentans genome:
- a CDS encoding GlcG/HbpS family heme-binding protein, which produces MSLTSGAELPSKKYLNLAAVKKLVAVAEAEAEKANVSVTICIMDDSANILFLQKGDKASISTLEWAQRKARHAALNGSPSKNAADTVKAGHVEALAFPFFFPNQGGLPIKVDGQLIGSIAISGGPSAVDEAIGQAAIDALLK; this is translated from the coding sequence ATGTCACTCACTTCCGGGGCGGAGCTTCCGTCGAAAAAGTACCTGAATCTGGCCGCCGTGAAAAAGCTGGTGGCCGTCGCCGAGGCCGAGGCCGAGAAGGCGAATGTCAGCGTCACCATCTGCATCATGGACGACAGCGCCAACATCCTGTTCCTGCAGAAGGGCGACAAGGCCTCCATCAGTACGCTGGAATGGGCGCAGCGGAAGGCGCGGCATGCCGCCCTCAACGGGAGCCCCTCCAAGAACGCGGCCGATACCGTCAAGGCCGGGCATGTCGAGGCTCTCGCGTTTCCGTTCTTCTTTCCCAATCAGGGTGGACTGCCGATCAAGGTTGACGGGCAATTGATCGGCTCCATCGCCATCAGCGGCGGACCCTCGGCCGTGGATGAGGCCATCGGGCAGGCCGCCATCGACGCCCTGCTGAAGTAG